The DNA sequence CAAATCCCAAATATACTGGGGGCGCTTACTGCTAAAGGAAATGGTATCCGTCTTCACTTCCAAATCAGCAATATCCTGTCCTTCAACAGCAAATAGGTAGTCAACAGGTAGGGTAAAGACTTTTTCTCTTTCTTCTGAGCGCATCAGATAAGGTGTCGTGTCCCGCAGTAATTTTCCTTGGTGTAAGACCAAAATTCTGTCCGCCGTGTGTTCAACCTCTTCAATATAATGGCTGGAATAAATGATGGTCTTGCCTGTCATTTTCAAATCTGCAACAATCTCCCAAAAACGCTTGCGTGTGTTCGTGTCCATGCCAGCCGTCGGCTCATCTAAGAAGATGATGTCGGGCTGACCGACCAAGACTTGCACAAAAGCCAGAAGGCGTCTTTGACCGCCGGATAATTTTTCAGCAAACTGATTTCTCTGCTGGTCAGAAAATTGCAGCAAGTCATCAATTGCTTTGTCAGACAGAGGATTGGAGTAAATAGCTTTTTGAAAATCAAGAAGCTCAGAAACCCTCATCTTTTCTTCTGTCAAATTCTCCTGAAAAAGAATTCCCACCTTTCTTTTAAGCTGCGAAGACTGGGCATTCTGTCCCAGTACCGTAACGCTACCTTCTGTTGGAGCATAGTCCCCCAGCAGGCAGTTAAACAAGGTGGTCTTCCCCGAACCATTGGGACCAATCAGAGCTAAGCAGTCACCCTCCTTAACATCAAAAGAAATGCCCTCAAGAACCTTTTTGGATTTAAATTGTTTGGATAAGTTTGAAACGTTTATAACAGTAGTTGCCATCACTATACTCCTTTTACTAAGATACGGCAGAGGCTTGTTATCTAAGTGCTCTGCACTTGATACCAAACGAGGCTGGACAAAAACTTTCCAACATTCCTGTTTTGGAATAAGCTCTTGACGCAGTGGTTGGGAGTAAGACTTGTTGGCTACGCCAACTTAGTCTTACCCCTGCACAGTTCATTAGGTGCTTTAGCACCAATGAACCACTGCTGGCTGGCTTTCCTTTTGCCACAAGGCCAAAGCGGAAGACCTAGCCAACTGTGCGGGGGTGGGAAGACGAACCAAAATTTTCAATTTTTGGGTTCTTTCCCACTCCCTACCTCTCCCACTAACTTCGTTTGGTTAGCAAAATCTACTAACCAAACGTCGTGTCACAAAGGGCGTCCACAGATACAGTCAAAATAGGGATTGCACCGAAGAGTCAAGAGAAAACTCTAGGAGAAATCATCCCTTTGACACCATCCGCAGCCTATGTTCATTTTTGATATAATGCCGAACCCCCAAAAGGCAAAGCAAAAATAGGAAATTAGCAGAAAATCCTGACTTTCTAGACGGTTTATCTTTTTTACACAGCCTTTAGAGCAAGTTTATTTAGGCGGTGTGTTTTCTAATGATTTCTAAATATCTAGATATTCGGTGACTTCACCATGTTTAACTTTTTCCGCCAGTCTGTGAATGATATCTTTTCCCAAATATTTTGTTAAAGATTCCAAATCATTTGCCACTTCAAAAAGTGTATTTTCATTAATGTCACTTGGATCAAAGTTTGCGTTTTCCCTATCCTTATTCCAGTAATACCAGTTAGGATCTGTTCGTTCATAATAAACATAGTGTTGCTTTTTTGTCAGGTAAACTCTTTTTGAGATTTGTTTTTGTTCATCCTCAGTTTTGACAGTGTGGGAGTAAATTTTAATCCCTTGAAAGATTTTATAGCTGCGGATACCATCTTCTAAAAGTCTAAGTTTAATTTCCTCATAGGTCATTTTAGTCCCTCCTTTGTAACTGTTAAGGTAGGAGAAGGCTGCCCTTTCTTCCTAATCAGCCAATTCTTCGATAAGAGATTTAGCAATACTGATTAGAACAATCGCTGAAATTAACATGCCTATGAACTCTCCAAAATACGAAAAGACAGTTTCAATCTCCAACTGTTCAAAAACAGTTGGAAAGACACTTAAGGCTACGCAAACTACTCCAATAAAGGTATAAATGATATCAGATACTTTGATTTTTATAATATTTTCTCGCTTTACTTTCTTTCTGGTTTAAGTTTACCGAAAAAGAGCAAAACTTTTCAGCATCTAATGTCATGACATGATATGACAAAAGTCATGGAAGGGGGCAAATGAAAATGATCTAATTTACAAAATTGTCTAGTTATGGAAAAAGAAGTATAAAAAAGAGCGTTGTCGTTGCAACACCCCAATATAAAGTCGCTAAATACTAGTCATATCAATAGTTTTCTAAAGCCATTATGCTGCCTAAAGCAATCATAATTTAATTTTGCCCTTTAATTTTCATTATAGCCGTACTCTATTGATTGCAAAGCTTTTTTCCACCACTTCTCGCGACTAAGGATATAATCATCGTCAACTTTACCATTAAAATTCTCTAATAGACTGTATTGAAAATACTCTTTTATATAGTCTATTCCCTTTTTATTCACTAAATCTTTCAGTTCCTTATTTCCACCATGACCATTATTAACGTATGATTGCCAGCGACTGAGTAGCATCTTATCTTTACTAGTTGCTGAACCTACATACAATTTCCCCGTCTTTTTGTCAGTAATTAGATAAACAGCTTTCTGATTTTGCAAAGCTGTCATCCAATCTTTTTTTTCCAATCGAAAAATCGATTCTAATTGGATATACGAGAGACAAATCTCATCATAACCTTTAAACTCTTCTCCTCTCCAAGGCTCAGACAAAAGCTCGGAAATAACAATATCATCATAACAACTGCTATATTTTCTCACCCTCATTCGTCCAGGTTTATATTGAATTATTAGACGGTCAAAATAAGGAAGGAACCTGTCAACAACTTCACCTTCATAACCTTTTTCACCATACTTATTCAAATCTTTAGTCACTTTTTTAACCATCGTAATAAGATATTTATCATAATCAATTTTTACAGCATTGATAACAATTTCGCCAACCTTAAAGTGTTTTTTATCACTGTTCCAAAAGATATTCCAATTATTAACTCCTTCCTTGTTTGATAGATAGTATTCTTTTGTATAATTTACACTACTATTCCAAACATGAAAGTAAATCTTTACATGGGGAATTTCTTCCGTAGTAAATCCAAACAAATCATTTAATTTTAGGTCTTTCATTTTAAGCTATCTCCCTATTTTTATTAGTGATTTTTAAATAATCAGATAGATTATAATTTTTTATGCTTAAAATTATTTGTCTTTTATAAATATCAAAAAAACCAAGCCTACTTTGACTTGGTTTCTCGATTTCTTCTTAGGCTAAAATGGTCGGGTACGGGATCGTCACCGCCTGCGACAAAGGGATGGCAGCGTAAGATTCGGGCGATTCCCATGAGTACCCCTAGAAGACCGTGCTTTTCAATAGCTTCAATCATATAATTGGAACAAGTAGGACGATAGCGACAGGAAGCCGGTGTTAGAGGGGAAATCAGTTGTTGATAGAGCCGAACCGGAGCGATCAAGAGTTTTTTCATTTTGTTTTTGTGACAGCCGCATTGTGGAGCTGGCTGATTTCTTTTTTATTGAGGCGTCGGGATTCTCCTGGGCGCAAACCGCGTAAGTTAAGGGTGCCAAACTGGGTTCGGGACAGTTTATCTACTAAGAGGCCGACAGCTTCAAACATCTTCTTCACTTGATGGTTGCGGCCTTCATGGATAGTCAGTTCAACGATCGAGCGATTCTTATCAGGCTCAACCTTGATGATATTGTAGCGGGCTGGCCCTGTTTTCTTACCATCGATCACCACGCCTCGTGTCAGGGGCCGCAGATTTTCCTTAGTTGCAATGCCCTTGACCCGTGCCAGATAAACCTTATCAATCTCATTGCGGGGATGAATCATCTCGTCGGTAAAATCGCCGTCATTGGTCAAGATTAAGAGGCCAGTCGTATCCCAATCTAAACGGCCGACAGGGTAAATGCGCTCCTTGACATCTGGCAGAAGGTCGATGACGGTCTTACGTCCCTTATCATCTGAGACGCTAGAAATCACGCCCCGAGGCTTGTTTAGGAGGTAGTAGACCTTTTCTTCATTATAGATAGGCTGGCCGGAAACTTCGACTAAATCACCATTTTTGACATTGGTAGCCAACTCTGTCACTGTTTGACCATTGATACTAACCAGACCTTTTTTAATCAGCTCTTCTGCTTTTCTGCGACTGGCTATACCAGCATGGGCAATGTATTTGTTAATTCTCATGATTTTCTTTCTGTTTTAAATATCATCCTCACTAAAGAGGGTCATTTCCTGATCCACTAATTCGATCGCAGAGGCATCAACTAGCTCATCCAAGCTATTGATTCCCATATAATCCAAGAAATAGTCAGTAGTGGCATAGAGATTGGGCCGACCGATCACATCCTTCTTTCCGACTTCCTGAATCAAACCAAAAGCCTGCAGCTTAGAAATGGCCCCGCTGGAATTAACGCCGCGGATGCTGTCCACTTCAACCCGAGTAATGGGCTGCTTGTAGGCTACGATGGAAAGAACTTCCAGACTGGCTCGGGACAGGCTCTGATTAATAGGAGCCTTAGCATACTGCCGCAGGAGCTCGGCATGCTCTTCCTTGGTAACAATCTTGTAGGTGTTGGAAGACTCTAATAAGCAAAGTGCAGAATCCTGATCCATTCTATATTTCTCAGCCAGTTTTTCCAGCTGCTGGCTGACTGCCATAGCTGAGATATCCAGTAAACTGGCCAGATTGCGCAGGCTGAGGCCATCTTCTCCCGCCACAAAGAGCAGGGCTTCCATTTGTGCTAAATAAGACATTAAGTCTGCTCTCCTTCCATGCTAATCAAGGTGACTTGTCCAAAATTCTCAGCTTGTCGGGCTTGAATCCGACCGACCTTAATCAGTTCTAGAGTGGCTAAAAAGATGGTGATAACCTCATTCATAGACTGAGCTTCTGAGAAGATTTCCCCCAGTTCGACCGATTTGTGACCCGCTAGACGGGTTGAAACCAACTCCATCATATCTTCAATCCTATAGTCATCTCGCTCAATGGTGGTATGACTATTTTTTATCTCTTCCTGCTTGGCTGCCATGACCTTAGAAAAAGCAAGGTAGAGATCCAGAGTCGTCTTATCATGGGACAGCTCAGCATCCTCGTAAATCAATTCCTGCTTGGGCTTGGAGAAAAAACGAGCCCTAATGTCGTGCTGAGCAGCTAATTCCTGACTAAGTTCTTTATATCTTTGGTACTCCTCCAATTGGCTGAGCAGTTCTTGCTCAGGATCTTCTTCCAGTGGCGTTTCTTCCACCACTTTTGGCAGAAGCTTGCGGCTCTTGATCAACATGAGCTGACTGGCCATAACCATATATTCACCAGCTACTTCCAACCGCATGGCCTGCAGAGTGGAAATATAGGCCAGATACTGCTCGATGACTTCCACAATGGGCACATCGTAAATATCCATTTCATATTTTGAGACCAGATGCAAGAGTAAATCCAGCGGTCCTTCAAAATCTTTTAATTTAATATCCATTCTTGTAATAGTGCTCCAAGGTTAAGGGACTCTTAAGACCCAAATTTTTCGCTAAGTCCAATATTGAGGTCCCTTCTTTGATCTTTCTTAGGATGTATTGCTCCCGCAATTTTTGAGCGGTCAAATCTGGAAAACCAACTTGGGCTAAAAAGTCATTGAGCTGATTAAAAAACCACTGCCGCGAATAAGGCTGTCCCTTCTTGTCAAAAAGGTAAAGACCATCGCTGGGCTGACTGAGCCAAGGCAGCAGCTCCTCTGATAGGGGAAGAATCCTCACCTGTTCGGCCCTCTTCAAGCGAATCACACGAAATTCCAAATCCACATCAGTCAGCTTAATGCCTGCAATCTCACTTGGGGTTAAGCCAAGCTCCAAAATCAAGAGGGCAATCCACTTCCCACGGCTGGGCTGGGCCTGCGTAAAGAAAGCAAGGTCCAAAAGCTCCTGCGGTTTTGCTTCTGGTCTCAATTTCTCGTGATTTTTTAAGTGATAATAATGTTCTACTTGTCCTGCTTCATAAAGATAAAGGAGAAACTGATTGACTGCAGAAAACTTGCGCTTACGGGCCGATGGCTTGAGGTCAGCAAGAGACTGCTGGTAGAGTCTGAGCTTGCTTGAAGAAACCTGAGCACCAATCAGCTTGACAAACTGCTGCAGATCGTACTGGTAGGACTTGCGGGAATTCTCCGATAGGTTCTTGCTGGCAATAAAATCATTAAGACTCTGGGTCAACGGGCTCAATCTGATACTCCTCTGTAAAATTGTGCAGTAGGCTATTGATTGATTTGAGAACCTTCTTACGGGTAATAATACCAAGGAAAATCCCTTGCTTATCAATCACAGGCAGGAAGGGGAAATCAACAATCTTGTGCAAAATTTCGGTCAAATCTGCATCATCTGTCAGAATGTCAATCTTATGATTGAGCATTTCAATAATCTCAACGTCTGCTATCTCCCGATCAGATAAACCATTGCGGGCTTGATAGGACAGAATATCCGACATAGAAATAGTGCCCATATAGCGCTTGTCCGTAGACATGACAGGGATTCTGGAATAGCCATTTCGGGTCAATAAAAGCATGACATGTCCCGCCTTATGGTTGGACATGACCAAGGCTAGATCTTCAGCTGGCGTTAAATAATCTGGGACAAAGGGGGTCAGATAGTCCACAAATGCTTTAGCAATCATCGTTCAAATTCCTGACTTAAATCTGGGTAGATTTGGTGGTCACGGTTATAATAGTCCACCTTAATCGTGTGCTCCGAAATCTCAATCTTAGCATAGAGTTTTTCCATGACCTCCCCGCGAGGCTGGAGAACAGAACCTGGATTGACAAAAACAGTCTTACCATTTTGCCAAGCACTGGCCCGATGCAGATGACCATAAAGACAGATATCAGCATCTTCTGACTGAGCCCAAAGGTCCAAACGCTCCCAAGTAAAATTGATACCGTAGAGATGGCCATGGGTCTGAGCGATAACCGCATCACCGACCTGAGTGACCAAGGACTCTGGATAGCCATTGTCATAGTCACAGTTCCCACGCACTACCTTGATTCCCTCCCAGATTGAATCATTGGAAGGAAGTTCAGAATCCCCATTGTGAAAGATAGCATCCACCTTTCCCTGATAACGGTCTTTAATGGTTTGGACAATCTCGCGATCCCCGTGAGAATCGCTCATCACTACGATTGTTTTTGTTGCCATGCTGGAAATACCTCCATCAACTTCTTAACAGCCAAGCCACGATGGGACTGGGCATTCTTTTCCTCTGCTGTCAACTGGGCTGCCGTTCGGCCTGTTTTTCCTACCAGAAAGAGAGGATCGTAGCCGAAGCCATTCTCTCCCTTAGCTTCAAAAGCGATATAACCCGGCCAATCAGCCTCCACCACTAAGCTTTCACGCCCGGGTGCCGCTACAACTAGAGTGGTATGGAATTGAGCCGATCGGTCTTTCTCTTCAAAAACCATGGCCAACTCATGTAAGAGTTTGGCATTGTTCTTTTCATCATCGGCATCAGGCCCTGAAAAGCGAGCCGACCAAACACCAGGAAGCCCGCCTAAGGCGTCCACCTTGAGACCTGAATCATCTGCTAAGACCATTTGCCCAGTCAATTGAGCAATGGTTTCAGCTTTGAGACGGGCATTTTCTTCAAAGGTTGTTCCTGTTTCTTCCACCTCCGGCAAGTCAGGGTGGTCATTGAGATTTTCAACTTCCAAGCCCAAATTCTTAAACATCTGACGAAATTCTTTGGTCTTACCATCATTGCGGGTGGCAATCAGAATTCTATCACCCAAGCTCTGCTTGGCCCCTTGAGCAAAAAAGTCATCCAGAGTCAGGCCTTGTTCAGGCAGGTGAACCAAGCGTAAGAGCTCGCCTTCAGTAATGATGATAGCTCCTCTGTACCGCTTGATTTCTAGGTGCAGATCCAATTCCTCATTAATCATATCAATGATAAAAGCCATCAGACGAAAATCTGAAGAATAGCGAAGAACTGACACATCAAAGCCTTGCTTACCGGAGATGAGACTGGCTAATTCCTGCTCAATTTGAAAGAAATTCTTTTCTCCGCCCAGATTATAGATATTGGTAAAGTCACGCCACTTACCGACAAACCAATTTTGATCGTCCTTATATTCATAAATTTTATCTGTCATAGCTTAACATGCTCCACATTTAAATCCTGTCCCAGCCAATTTTCCGCAATTTCTTTGAACGTGGCTACTCCCGCCGTTGTATAGAAACGGTGCTGACTGATGCTGACATCCCGACTGCGATTGAGCTGGAAATAGTTGAGTAAAACAGAGACATCACGAATAGTCTCAGCTCCACTGTCAATCAGCTTGACCGAAGGCCCCATAACATTTTGAATAATGCCCCGCAGGAGCGGATAGTGGGTACAGCCTAAAATCAGGGTATCAACCTTGCCAACCAAGGGAGCCAGACTTTCATAAACTACCTTTTTGGCAATGCTGGAAGCCATCTGGTTAGATTCAACCAAGGGAGCAAAGCGAGGGCAGGCCAGACTAGTCACCTGCATCTGAGGGGCCAGGTCAACAATCTTTTGCCGATAGATATCAGACTTGACCGTCATGGGGGTGCCAATGACACCAATCTTACCCGAACTTGTCGATTTAATGGCTGCACTGGAACCCGGCAGAACCACCCCCAACACAGGGATCTCCAATTGTTCTTTAATTTCTTCCCAAACAACGGCAGTTGCTGTATTGCAGGCAATGACAATCATCTTGACATCCTTGGTCAAAAGAAAATTAACCAGTTGCCAGGTAAATTCGCGAATCTGTTCAGCCGGCCTTGGACCATAAGGAGCCCTAGCCGAATCGCCGATATAAACAATCTCTTCGTGGGGCAACTGGCGCATGAGTTCACGGACAACCGTCAAGCCGCCAACACCAGAATCCAAAAAGCCAATCGGTCTGTTATCCATAGCTCTCTTTCTAAAACAAGGCTGAGTTTTCACCCAGCCTGCTCTCTTGCGCCTATTTTTTCTTACTTGCTTGTGCTTTCGACTGTTTAATAATATTGCGATAGGTTTGTTGGACCTTCGCTTCATTAGGTTTTTGTCCCATAGAAGACATCATTTCTCGAATAGCATCGGGCGTCAAACGAGGGTATTCTGCAATCTCCTTAACAAATTGACGACGAGCTAAATATGCCCCCAAAAGAACACCACCCATAAGGGCAACAGCAATCAACAAAACAGCTAACCAAAGTGCCATAGTTTAATAACTCCTAGTAATTTTTTACATAACTGATTATAGCAGAAAAGGCCCATAAAAACAACGAACAATGCTAGCTCACTTGGTTAGACAGGTTACGAAATTATTAGAACAATCCTCTAGGTTCCTTCCTAACTGCGTTTGGTTAGTAGTATGGTTAGATAAACTCCATATCGCAACAGGCGAAGTATCTCTAACTTAGTTTAAAAGAGGTACTATAAAAATTTTTACCGGAAGTCTTTACACCCCCTTACGAATTTTGTCTCACAAATATTAACAATATTATCGACTTGTTAGACTTCGGGCTACAATTCTGAAAAGTTACCTAAGTGCTTGGGATACTTATAAGAAAGTCAATCACTTTATGGAACTTGGCTTCCTGCCTGACTGGCTCAAATCAGGTAGTAACTTCGACAGTCTGATTTTCATACGGCCACGGGCGAAGCCTAGACCTTCTTTTACAATTTGGACTGACTATAGAATGCACTGAGACTGTTTCCTTCTCTCCCTTACGATGACTAAATGCTAACTTGTTAGGTTCGGATTACAGCGGGCAAAGCAGACGTCGTATCAGGACTTGACTGATTCTTCTGGCGTATCAAAGAGGGAGTGAAATCAACCAAAAAATTGAAAATTTTGGTTCATCTACCACCCCTCCGCACAGCTCAAGAGGCCTGAGGGACCTTTTGAAATTGGAAACAAGATAAACGAAGTTCATCACATTCGTTTAGTTTTTTCTGCTTTGGCCTTGTGTCAAATGGAAAGCCAGCAGTGGTTCATTGGTGCTAAAAAAACACCTAATGGGCGGGGGTAAGACTTCTTGGCCTAGCTAACTCCCAACTATTGCGCCAAGAGCTTATTCCAAAACAGGTACTGGACGAATTTTTGCCCATCCTCCTGAAAATCTTTATTGGTTTTACTCGTCCAACCCAAATCCATAGAGGGTGGCAAAATAATCCTCTGGTCTTTCCGCACGACGGATCATTTTGGCTGTACCATCCTCCTGTAAGAGAATTTCAGCTGAGCGAAGCCGGCCATTGTATTGGTATCCCATGGAGAAGCCATGCGCTCCTGTATCATGAATAACTAAAATATCACCAACTCTGGCCTCAGGTAATTCACGGTTTTTGGCAAACTTATCGTTGTTTTCACAGAGGGAGCCAGTCACATCTACGACTTGCACCTTACCGCCGGGATTGCTGATGTTGGTAATATGGTGATAGGCATCATACATGGCAGGACGCAGGAGATTAACAGCAGACGCATCGACACCGACATAATGGCGATAGGTATCCTTGAGGTGGAGCACCTTGGTAACAAGGTGACCATGCGGCGCTAGCATAAAACGACCGAGCTCAGTGAAAATTTTGATTTTCCCCAGTCCATTTGGCACTAGAATTTGATCAAATTTCTCGTGGACTCCCTGACCAATGACCGCAATATCATTTTGCTTGTCAGCCGGACTATAGTCAACACCAATACCTCCAGACAAGTTAATAAAACTGAGCTCTACACCAGTTTCCTCCCTGATTTCCAAGGCTAATTCAAAGAGTTGACCAGCTAAGGTTGGATAATAGTCATTGGTGACCGTATTCGAAGCTAAGAAGGCATGGAGGCCAAAATTCTTAACCCCTTTAGCCTTAAGCTCTTTGTAGCCCTGCAACAATTGAGCCTTGGTCATACCGAACTTGGATTCCTCTGGATGATCCATAATATCAGTACCCAAGGAGAAGACACCGCCAGGATTATAGCGAAGAGACACTGTCTCAGGCAAGCCCGCTACTTCGTCCAAAAAAGCAATATGCTCATAGGCATCTAAATTAATCATCGCTTCTGCTTCTCTGGCATAGACAAACTCTTCAGCACGGGTATCATTGGAAGTAAAGCTGATATCCTTAAAGCCCAACTTCTTAGCCAGCATGACTTCAACATCGGTCGCACAGTCGACACCGCAGCCCTCCTCTTGGAGTATTTTCAAGATTGAAGGATTGGGTGTTGCTTTAACGGCAAAATATTCCTTGAAACCTGGGTTCCAGGCGAAGGCCTTATTAACAGCTCTGGCTGTTTCCCGAATGCCTTTTTCATCGTAGAGGTGAAAGGGCGTCGGGAATTCTTTTGTAATCTGGTCTAATTGGTCTTTGCTGACAAAAGGTGTCTTCATATACAGGATTCTCCTCAAAATTATTTAATCCATTATAGCATAGAAAAAGCCAGTACCCAAGGGGCTACTAGCTTTTTCATTGTCTGACTTTTAATCGTTTTAACGGGAACTTAAATCCTTAAGCTTCGATTTCTGAAACGATACCTGAACCAACAGTACGTCCACCTTCACGGATAGAGAAGGTAGTACCTTTTTCAACAGCGATTGGGTGGATCAATTCAACGTCGATAGTAACGTTATCACCAGGCATAACCATTTCAGTACCTGCTGGCAATTCGATTGAACCAGTTACGTCAGTTGTACGGAAGTAGAACTGTGGACGGTAGTTGTTGAAGAATGGAGTGTGACGTCCACCTTCATCTTTAGAAAGGATGTAAACTTCACCCTTGAATTTAGTGTGTGGATGGATTGAACCAGGTGCAGCCAATACTTGACCACGTTCGATTTCATCACGTTGGATACCACGAAGAAGCACACCAACGTTATCCCCTGCAAGACCTTCATCCAATTGTTTACGGAACATTTCAACTCCGGTAACAACCGCTTTTTGGATTTCGTCCTTGATACCAACGATTTCAACTTCGTCATTGACCTTAACAGTACCACGGTCGATACGTCCTGAAGCAACAGTACCACGTCCAGTGATTGAGAATACGTCTTCGACTGGAAGAAGCAATGGCTTATCAGTATCACGTTTTGGTTCTGGAATGTAGTCATCAACGATGTCCATCAATTCCATGATCTTGTCTTCGGCAGCTGTATCACCTTCAAGGGCTTTAAGAGCTGAACCTTGAACAACAGGGATATCATCACCTGGGAAATCGTATTCTGAAAGAAGATCACGGATTTCCATTTCAACCAATTCAAGCAATTCTTCATCGTCAACCAAG is a window from the Streptococcus criceti HS-6 genome containing:
- the tuf gene encoding elongation factor Tu, with the protein product MAKEKYDRSKPHVNIGTIGHVDHGKTTLTAAITTVLARRLPSAVNQPKDYSSIDAAPEERERGITINTAHVEYETAKRHYAHIDAPGHADYVKNMITGAAQMDGAILVVASTDGPMPQTREHILLSRQVGVKSLIVFMNKVDLVDDEELLELVEMEIRDLLSEYDFPGDDIPVVQGSALKALEGDTAAEDKIMELMDIVDDYIPEPKRDTDKPLLLPVEDVFSITGRGTVASGRIDRGTVKVNDEVEIVGIKDEIQKAVVTGVEMFRKQLDEGLAGDNVGVLLRGIQRDEIERGQVLAAPGSIHPHTKFKGEVYILSKDEGGRHTPFFNNYRPQFYFRTTDVTGSIELPAGTEMVMPGDNVTIDVELIHPIAVEKGTTFSIREGGRTVGSGIVSEIEA
- a CDS encoding diaminopimelate decarboxylase, with the translated sequence MKTPFVSKDQLDQITKEFPTPFHLYDEKGIRETARAVNKAFAWNPGFKEYFAVKATPNPSILKILQEEGCGVDCATDVEVMLAKKLGFKDISFTSNDTRAEEFVYAREAEAMINLDAYEHIAFLDEVAGLPETVSLRYNPGGVFSLGTDIMDHPEESKFGMTKAQLLQGYKELKAKGVKNFGLHAFLASNTVTNDYYPTLAGQLFELALEIREETGVELSFINLSGGIGVDYSPADKQNDIAVIGQGVHEKFDQILVPNGLGKIKIFTELGRFMLAPHGHLVTKVLHLKDTYRHYVGVDASAVNLLRPAMYDAYHHITNISNPGGKVQVVDVTGSLCENNDKFAKNRELPEARVGDILVIHDTGAHGFSMGYQYNGRLRSAEILLQEDGTAKMIRRAERPEDYFATLYGFGLDE